GTTCACGTTGACCTTGTCCAGGGGCAGGTCCATGTCGCGGGCGAAGCGCAGGACCACCGCGGCGAACGCCTCGTTGATCTCCACGAGATCGATGTCGTCAACTGTCAGCCCGGCCTTGGCCAGCGCCTTGCGGGAGGCGGGCGCGGGGCCGGTCAGCATGATCGTCGGGTCGGCACCGGAGACGGCGGCCGAGAGGATACGGGCCCGCGGCTGAAGGCCGTAGCGCTTGCCCACCTCCGCGTTGCCGATCGCGACCAGCGCCGAACCGTCCACGATGCCCGAGGAGTTGCCCGCGTGGTGCACATGGTCGATCCGCTCGACCCAGTGGTACTTCTGCAGCGCCACCGCGTCGAAACCGCCCATGTCGCCGATGGTGGCGAAGGAGGGGTTGAGCTTGGCGAGGGAGTCGGCCGTGGTGCCGGGGCGGATGTGCTCGTCGTGCTCCAGCACGGTCAGCCCGCTGCGGTCGCGCACGGGGACGACGGAGCGCTCGAAGCGGCTGTCCTTCCACGCCGCGGCGGCCAGTTCCTGCGAGCGGGCGGCGTACTCGTCGACGTCGCGGCGGCTGAAGCCCTCGACGGTGGCGATGAGGTCGGCCCCGATGCCCTGCGGGACGAAGCCGGTCTCGAAGTTGGTCATGGGGTCGGCGAACCACGCGCCCCCGTCGCTGCCCATCGGCACCCGGGACATGGACTCGACGCCGCCCGCCAGGACCAGGTCCTCCCAACCCGAACGGACCTTGGCCGCCGCCAGGTTGACGGCTTCCAGCCCGGACGCGCAAAAGCGGTTCTCCTGGACGCCCGCGACGGTGTCCGGCAGGCCTGCGACGATCGCGGAGATCTTGGCGATGTCGGAGCCCTGGTCGCCGATGGGGCCCACCACGCCGAGCACCAGGTCGTCGATGGCGGCCGGGTCCAGGTCGGGCAGGCGGCGGCGCAGCTCGTGGATGAGCCCGACAACGAGGTCGACGGGCTTGGTGCCGTGCAGTGCGCCGTTGGCCTTGCCGCGCCCGCGCGGGGTGCGGATGGCCTCGTAGACGAACGCTTCGGTGGTCACGGGGGTGCCTTTCGTCGGTGCGGGAGGTGAGGCGGCGGGGTGAGACGACAGGGGGCGAGGCTGAGACGGCGGGTGAGGCTGAGACAGCGGGAGGGGAACGGCGGCGAGGCAGCGGGGCTGCGGGGCTGCGGGGGCAGTGGTCAGCCGAGCACGGAGCGGCCGATGATCTCCTTCATGATCTCCGTCGTCCCGCCGTAGATCGTCTGGATCCGGCCGTCCGTGAATGCCTTCGCGACGCGGTACTCGTTCATGTATCCGTATCCGCCGTGCAGTTGGAGACAGCGGTCGGCGACGCGTTTTTGGAGCTCCGTGGCCCACCACTTGGCCATGGACGCGTGCACCGCGTCCAGCTCGCCCTTGGCGTGGTCCTCGATGCAGCGGTCCAGGAAGCTGCGGGTCACCGCGCACTCGGTGGCCATTTCGGCTATCTCGAAGCGAATGTGCTGGAGCTTGGCGAGCGGACGCCCGAAGGCCGTGCGCTCCTTGACGTACTCCTTCGTGATCTCCAGCAGATGCTCCGCCGCCGCGATCCCCGAGACGGCGATACCCATGCGCTCTTGCGCCAGGTTGGTCATCAGGTGGATGAACGCGCCGTGCAGCTCGCCGAGGAGGTTCTCCTTGGGGACGCGCACGTCGTGGAAGAACAGCTCGGCCGTGTCCTGCGCCTTCTGGCCGATCTTGTCGAGGTTGCGGCCCCGCTCGAAGCCCGCCATGCCGCGCTCGACAACCAGCAGACTCAGGCCGTGTGCGCCACCCTCCGGTGTCGTCCTGGCGACGACGATGACGAGGTCGGCGAGGATCCCGTTGGAGATGAACGTCTTCGAGCCGTTGAGCAGCCAGTGGTCGCCCTGGTCCTCGGCCGTGGTCCGTATCGCCTGGAGGTCCGATCCGGCGCCGGGTTCCGTCATGGCGATGGCGGTGATCGTCTCGCCCGAGCAGAAGCCCGGCAGCCAGCGGCGCTTTTGCTCGTCGGTGGCAAGGGCGGTGAGATACGGGCCGACGATGTCGTTGTGCAGCCCTACGGCCAGGCCGGCGGCGCCCGCGCGGGTGAACTCCTCGGCGAGCACCGCGGCATGGCGGAAGTCGGCCTCTCCCCCGCCGCCGTACTCCTCGGGAACGGCCAGGCCCAGCAGGCCCTGTCTGCCCGCGGCCAGCCACGCCTCCCGGGAGACGATGCCGTCCTGCTCCCACTGCGCGTAGTACGGCTCGACTTCCTTGGCCAGGAAGGCGCGGACCGTCTGGCGGAACGCCTCGTGGTCCTCGGTGAAGATCTGACGCTTCATGGCGTGGGCTGCTCTCCTCGGGGCGTTCCGGCCGGCGGGACGGGGGCGCGGGGCGGCGCTGCGGAGGCGTCCGCGGATTCGGCGGCGGCGGGTGCCGCCAGGGCCGGGAGGTCCCAGTCACGGGCGACCTCGGCCGCGTGCGCGCCGGGCTGGGCCGGTCCGCGGGTGACTCCGGTGGGCGTTCCGGAGAAGCGGGGCGCGGGAGCGGGCTGGGTGATTCCGCTGTGCCGGATGAAGGTGCCGCGCGCGGCCAGGTGGGGGTGCTCCGGCGCTTCGGTCAGGGAGAGCACGGGGGCCACACAGGCGTCCGTCCCCTGGAAGACCTCCGTCCACTCCCGACGGGTACGGGAGGCGAACCTGGCGGCGATGGCCTCGCGGAGCGCCCCCCAGGAGGCAGGATCGCCCCGAAGCGGTGCCTCCCGCTCGATGCCGAGGAGATGCATGAACTCCTCGTAGAACTTGCGCTCCAGCGCGCCCACCGCCATGAAGCCGCCGTCGGAGGTGGCATAGGTGCCGTAGAACGGGCAGCCGCCGTCCAGCAGGTTGGCGGCCCGACTGTCCTGCCACGCGCCCGCCGCGACCATGCCCTGGATCATGGCCGTCAGATGGCTGGTGCCGTCCACGATCGCCGCGTCGACCACTTGCCCCGCACCCTCCGGGAGCCCCGCGTGGCGGAGCGCGGACAGGATGCCGATGACGAGATACAGCGAGCCTCCCGCGTAGTCGCCGAGGAGGTTGGCGGGTGCGACGGGCGGCCCTTCCGCGGCGCCGGTCATGCCCAGTGCTCCGGTGACGGCGATGTACGCGATGTCGTGGCCCGCGCGCTGCGCGAGCGGGCCCTCCTGGCCCCATCCGGTCATGCGGCCGTACACGAGCCGGGGGTTGCGGGCGAGGCAGACCTCGGGGCCCACGCCGAGGCGCTCGGCCACCCCGGGCCTGAATCCCTCGATGAGCACGTCGGCACGCCCGGCCATCGAGAGCACCGCCTCGACCCCCGAGGGCTGCTTGAGGTCGAGGACGACCGAGCGCTTGTTCCGGTTGGTGACGTCGTGCCGGGGCGAGGCTGCGAGGCTGCCGCCGCCGGGCCTGTCGACGCGGACGACGTCGGCGCCCATGTCGGCGAGTGTCATCGCGGCGAAGGGCCCGGGGCCGATGCCGGCCAACTCCACCACGCGCACACCCGCCAGCGGTCCGGCTGCCGTCATCGAGCCCCCAGTGATGTGACACAACTGATGTAACACCAGGAATGCTAGGAACGGCTCCCCCATTCCACAAGCCCCCGAAGCCCGGAGCGCGCGGACCCCGGCGGCACGGGCCGCGGCGGGCGTCCGGGAGGGCGCACGGCATGGCGCGCGTCCGGATGCGGGCCGCAACACCGGGTCACTCAGGAGGAGTTGGCGAGAAACCCCGGCCACCAAAAGCCATGGCCGTATCCCGCCAGCGGACACCCCACCGCGGGACGGAACCTGGGACACATGGAATCGATATACGACATACGGGCCATCGCCCCTCGGGTGCTGAACGAACTGCGCGTCAAGGACGACGCCGGAGCGCCGCCGCGCCGAGTCGCGGACACCGACGGCGGCAGCCCGCTGCGCTGCTGCATGGAGCGGAGCAAGCCGGGCGAGACCCTCGCCTTCGTCTCCTACGCCCCGCTGCGCAGATGGGCCCGCGAGACCGGGGCCGACCCCGGCGCCTACGACGAGGTGGGGCCGGTCTTCGTCCACCCGCTCGACTGCGGCGGCCGGCGCGGACCCACCGGCTCCTTTCCGGAGGCGATGCGGGGCGAGCGCCGCACGCTGCGCGCTTATTCGGCGCGGGGCTGCATCCTCGGCGGCCTGCTGCTCGACGGGAGTCAGGAGCGGACGCCCACGATCGAGGAAGGCCTGGCCGAGCTGTACGCGGATCCGCGCGTTGCCGCGGTGCACGTACGGGCGGTGGAGTTCGGCTGCTTCCTCGTCGAGACGCGGCGCGCCGTTCCCCCGGGAGGGGGATGGACAGCGGAATGACGTGGTGCGTAAAGTTGCGTGAAAGCGAGCAGTTTCACGCACTTTCACGCAGGGGGCTGAGGGCCCCCGGACCCGGAGGGGGTGCCCGCACATGGGCGAGACGTCATACATGGAGCAGGAGTTGCGCAGCCAGCCCGATACCTGGCGTGCGGCGGCCAGGATCGGCGCGGGAGAGAACCCGCTCCCGGTGGCGGGTGCGCGGGTGGCGGTGATCGGCTGCGGGACATCGTGGTTCATGGCGCAGGCGTACGCCGCTCTGCGCGAGAGCGCGGGCCTGGGGGTGACGGACCCGTTCGCGGCGTCCGAGGCGTTCCTCGGCAAGGCCCGGGGCTACGACGCGGTCGTCGCGATCACCCGCTCCGGCACCACGACGGAGGTGCTGCGCGTCCTGGAGGCGGTAAAGGGCCACGTCCCGACGGTCACGGTGCTGGGTGACCCGGACACCCCTGCCACCCCGCTCTCGGACGAGACGGTCTCGCTCCCGTTCGCCGACGAGAAGTCGGTGGTTCAGACCCGCTTCGCGACCTCGGCCCTCGCGCTGCTGCGCGCGCACCTGGGCGAGGATCTCGCCGAGGCGGTCCGGGACGCGGAGTCGGCGCTCAAGGCCCCGGTGGAGAAGGAGTGGGTGGACGCCGAGCAGTTCTCCTTCCTCGGCACCGGCTGGACCTACGGCCTCGCCAACGAGGCGGCCCTGAAGATGCGAGAGGCGTCCCAGAGCTGGACGGAGTCCTATCCCGCCATGGAATACCGCCATGGCCCGATAGCGATCGCCGCCCCGGGCAGGGTCACCTGGCTGTTCGGAGAGGCCCCGGAGGGACTGGAGGGGGATGTGACCGCCACCGGCGCCCGGTTCGTGTGCCACGCGCGTGATCCGCTGGCCGATCTGGTCCTGGTGCAGCGGGTCGCACTGGAGCGGGCGCGGGCCCGTGGGCTCGACCCGGACAACCCGCGCAGCCTCACCCGCTCGGTGATGCTGGACGGCTGAGCGGAAGCCTGATCCTCCGAGGGGTCGCCGGGGCCGACGCTGAGCCCGGCGCCCCTGGGCGGGCCGCTCCGGCGCCTCACCGACCCAGCCCGTCACCCCGCGCCGACTCGGACCGCGCGACAGGTCGCCATCCCTCCGCCGACTCACCACCGCCCCAGCCGCCGCTCAAGGGAGCCCAGGACCATGCCTCTCGTCTCCACCGCTTCGATCCTCGCTGACGCCCGTGCGGCAGGTTCCGGTGCCGCCGCCTTCAACGTCATTCATCTGGAGACCGCCGAGGCGCTGGTCGCCGCCGCCGACCGGACGAGCACTCCTCTCATCCTCCAGATCAGCGAGAACTGCGTGCGCTATCACGGCAGTCTGCTGCCCGTTACCCGTGCGACCCTGGCCCTCGCCGAGGCGGCGCGCACAGGCGTCTCCGTGCACCTGGACCACGTCACCGACGCGGAGTTGGTGTGGCAGGGGGTCGAGGCCGGTGTGGGCTCGGTGATGATCGACGCCTCCACGCTGCCGTACGAGCAGAACGTGAGCACGACAGCGCGGCTGACGTCCTGGTGCCACGACCGGGATGTGTTCGTGGAAGCCGAGTTGGGCGAGGTCGGGGGCAAGGACGGGGTGCACGCGCCGGGGGTGCGAACGGATCCCGACGAGGCACTGGAGTTCGTGGCCGCCACCGGGGTGGACGCCCTGGCCGTCGCCGTCGGCTCCTCCCACGCGATGCGGGAGCGCACCGCGAAGCTGGACCTGGAGCTGATCCGGCGGCTGCGTGAGAAACTGCCCGTTCCGCTGGTGCTGCACGGTTCGTCGGGCGTGCCGGACGAAGAGCTGTGGCAGGCGATCACTGCGGGCATGACCAAGATCAACATATCGACTCACCTCGTGTCGGTCTTCACCCAGGGCCTGCGTAAGGTGCTGGATGCCGACCGAGCGCTCATCGACTCGCGCAAGTACATCGCCCCGGCGCGGGACGCGGTCACGGACGAGGCCGCACGGCTCTTGGGGGTGCTCGGGGGCAAGGGAGCGGGGGAAGGAGAGGAAGCCGGGTGAAGCGCCACGAGCGGATGAACGCGCTGCTGGAACTGCTGGGGCAGCGCGGCAGCCTGGAGGTCGAGGAAGCGGCCACGGCGCTGGAGGTCTCGGCGGCGACCATGCGCCGCGACATGGACGCGCTGGCGGAGCAGCAGTTGCTCACCCGTACACGGGGCGGAGCCGTGCTGAGCGCCGTGACCTACGACCTGCCGATCCGCTACAAGCGGGGTCACCACACAGCGGCCAAGGAAGCGCTCGCCAGGACGGCCGCCGCGATGGTCGAGCGGGGCAGCGTGATCGGCCTGAGCGGCGGGACGACCACCACGGAGATCGCCCGCGCTCTGGCGACCCGCGCCGACCTGGCCGAGCCCGGTCCGCAGCCGCATCTGACCATCGTGACCAACGCACTGAACATCGCCAATGAGCTGGCCGTGCGGCCACAGATCAAGACCGTGCTGACAGGCGGCGTAGCGCACTCCAGAACGTTCGAACTCACCGGACCGTACAGCGAACTGATGCTGCGCCAGGTCTCCGTCGACCTGGCCTTCATCGGGGCCAACGGAATGGACCCTCAGACGGGAGCCACGGTCCACGACGAGGCCGAAGCACGCATCAACGGCCTGATGGCGGAGCGGGCCGAGCGGGCCGTGGTGGTCACCGACTCCTCCAAGGTCGGCGTTCGCTGCTTCGCGCGCATCGGTGGGGCGGAGGTCTTCAGCACCTTCCTCACGGACACGGGCATTCCGGGGCCGGTGCGGCGGGAGTTCGAAGAGCGCGGGCTGCGGGTGGTGCTGGCCGAGGAGGGGCCGACGGAGGCCGGAGACAAAGGGGACAGTAAGCAGGCAGGCAACGGCAGAGTCCTCGGCTAGGGCGTGGCCGACGGATCATGCGTGCCCGGCGCGGGTGCGAGTCCCGAAGGGGCGCGGGGAACCGCGCGACAAGCCCACAACCCACCCGCACCCTGCACAGCACAGGCAGGGGCACCCCCTGCTCAGCACCAAGAGAGAGGGCAACAGAAAGATCCGCCGGACAGGCCGTAGCGGCGGCTGACGACTGCCGAGACAGCCGAGGTTGCGGACAGTGAAAGGGGTCGTCGTCGGGGTTGCCGAGCACCGGGTGGGTGCGGGGTGTGAGGTGTGGTGACGTGGTGGGGGTGGCGGGGCGACACTGTCCTGACGTGATGTCAGGACAGTTGGGAGGGTCCCGCATGTACCCCGGAGTCCACGCGTCCGCACATCCCGACAAGCCGGCCGTCATCTCCGCGCGTACCGGCGAGGCGCTCACCTACGGGCAGTTGGAGGAGCGCTCCGTCCGGCTCGCGAACCGGCTGCGCTCGGCAGGCCTGCGTCCGGGTGACCATCTCGCGCTGCTCTCCGACAACGACGCCCGCTGCCTGGAGGTCTACTGGGCGGCGATGCGCTCGGGGCTGTATCTGACCTCGGTCAACAGCCACCTCACGGCCGAGGAGGCCGCGTACATCGTGGGTGACTGCGGGGCACGCGCGCTCATTGTCTCCGCGTCGCTCACCGACCTGGCGAACGCGCTGGTACCGGTCACCCCGGAGATCGAGCTGCGCCTGTCCTACGGGAGGGCGAGAGGGGGTTCCAAAGGGAGTTCGAGGGGAAGTTCCAGCGGGAGCCCGAGCGGGAGCCGGCGTCAGCCGGACCACGCACTCCGCGGGGACGGCGAGCACCCCAAAGGCTACGAGGACTACGAGGCAGCACTCGCCGCGGCCTCGCCCACCGCGCCCGAACACCAGCCCCGCGGCGCCGACATGCTCTACTCCTCCGGCACCACCGGGCGCCCCAAGGGCGTCCAGCCCGCCCTCTCCGGTGAGGACATCACCCGCACACCGTCCATTTACACAGCGCTCTTCGCCCCGCTCTACGGCTTCGACACGGAGACCGTCTACCTCTCCCCCGCTCCCCTCTACCACGCGGCCCCGCTGCGCTTCTGCGGCGTGGTGACGGCGACGGGCGGGACGGTAGTCCTGATGGACACCTTCGACGCGGAACGGTCGCTGGCCTTGATCGAAGGGTATGGCGTCACCCACAGCCAGTGGGTGCCGACGATGTTCGTCCGAATGCTGAAGCTGCCCGCGCAGGTCGCACAGCGCTACGCCCTCTCCTCGCTCCGGGTCGCGATCCACGCCGCCGCGCCCTGTCCGACGGAGGTGAAGCGCCGGATGCTGGAGTGGTGGGGGCCGGTGCTGTACGAGTACTACTCCTCGACCGAGGGCAACGGACTGACCGCCATCACCCCGCAGGAGTGGCTGCGCAAGCCCGGCTCGGTCGGCCGGTCGGTGCTCGGCGATCTGCGCGTCTGTGGCGAGGACGGCACCGAACTGCCGCCCGGAGCCACAGGGACCGTCTATTTCGCCCGCGAGGAGCGGCCGTTCGCCTACCACAACGACCCCGAGCGCACCGCCGAGGCCCAGCACCCGCACCACCCGGGCTGGACCACCACCGGCGACATCGGCCATGTCGACGAGGACGGCTATCTCTTCCTCACCGACCGCAAGGCTTTCACCATCATCTCCGGCGGGGTGAACATCTATCCGCAGGAGATCGAGAACTGTCTCACCCTCCATCCCAAGGTCGCCGATGTGGCCGTGGTGGGGGTACCGGAT
This sequence is a window from Streptomyces sp. NBC_01775. Protein-coding genes within it:
- a CDS encoding DeoR/GlpR family DNA-binding transcription regulator gives rise to the protein MKRHERMNALLELLGQRGSLEVEEAATALEVSAATMRRDMDALAEQQLLTRTRGGAVLSAVTYDLPIRYKRGHHTAAKEALARTAAAMVERGSVIGLSGGTTTTEIARALATRADLAEPGPQPHLTIVTNALNIANELAVRPQIKTVLTGGVAHSRTFELTGPYSELMLRQVSVDLAFIGANGMDPQTGATVHDEAEARINGLMAERAERAVVVTDSSKVGVRCFARIGGAEVFSTFLTDTGIPGPVRREFEERGLRVVLAEEGPTEAGDKGDSKQAGNGRVLG
- a CDS encoding CaiB/BaiF CoA transferase family protein; translated protein: MTAAGPLAGVRVVELAGIGPGPFAAMTLADMGADVVRVDRPGGGSLAASPRHDVTNRNKRSVVLDLKQPSGVEAVLSMAGRADVLIEGFRPGVAERLGVGPEVCLARNPRLVYGRMTGWGQEGPLAQRAGHDIAYIAVTGALGMTGAAEGPPVAPANLLGDYAGGSLYLVIGILSALRHAGLPEGAGQVVDAAIVDGTSHLTAMIQGMVAAGAWQDSRAANLLDGGCPFYGTYATSDGGFMAVGALERKFYEEFMHLLGIEREAPLRGDPASWGALREAIAARFASRTRREWTEVFQGTDACVAPVLSLTEAPEHPHLAARGTFIRHSGITQPAPAPRFSGTPTGVTRGPAQPGAHAAEVARDWDLPALAAPAAAESADASAAPPRAPVPPAGTPRGEQPTP
- a CDS encoding acyl-CoA dehydrogenase family protein, with protein sequence MKRQIFTEDHEAFRQTVRAFLAKEVEPYYAQWEQDGIVSREAWLAAGRQGLLGLAVPEEYGGGGEADFRHAAVLAEEFTRAGAAGLAVGLHNDIVGPYLTALATDEQKRRWLPGFCSGETITAIAMTEPGAGSDLQAIRTTAEDQGDHWLLNGSKTFISNGILADLVIVVARTTPEGGAHGLSLLVVERGMAGFERGRNLDKIGQKAQDTAELFFHDVRVPKENLLGELHGAFIHLMTNLAQERMGIAVSGIAAAEHLLEITKEYVKERTAFGRPLAKLQHIRFEIAEMATECAVTRSFLDRCIEDHAKGELDAVHASMAKWWATELQKRVADRCLQLHGGYGYMNEYRVAKAFTDGRIQTIYGGTTEIMKEIIGRSVLG
- a CDS encoding acetyl-CoA C-acetyltransferase — encoded protein: MTTEAFVYEAIRTPRGRGKANGALHGTKPVDLVVGLIHELRRRLPDLDPAAIDDLVLGVVGPIGDQGSDIAKISAIVAGLPDTVAGVQENRFCASGLEAVNLAAAKVRSGWEDLVLAGGVESMSRVPMGSDGGAWFADPMTNFETGFVPQGIGADLIATVEGFSRRDVDEYAARSQELAAAAWKDSRFERSVVPVRDRSGLTVLEHDEHIRPGTTADSLAKLNPSFATIGDMGGFDAVALQKYHWVERIDHVHHAGNSSGIVDGSALVAIGNAEVGKRYGLQPRARILSAAVSGADPTIMLTGPAPASRKALAKAGLTVDDIDLVEINEAFAAVVLRFARDMDLPLDKVNVNGGAIAMGHPLGATGAMILGTLVDELERRDQRYGLVTLCVGGGMGVATVVERL
- a CDS encoding DUF1203 domain-containing protein encodes the protein MESIYDIRAIAPRVLNELRVKDDAGAPPRRVADTDGGSPLRCCMERSKPGETLAFVSYAPLRRWARETGADPGAYDEVGPVFVHPLDCGGRRGPTGSFPEAMRGERRTLRAYSARGCILGGLLLDGSQERTPTIEEGLAELYADPRVAAVHVRAVEFGCFLVETRRAVPPGGGWTAE
- a CDS encoding SIS domain-containing protein, giving the protein MGETSYMEQELRSQPDTWRAAARIGAGENPLPVAGARVAVIGCGTSWFMAQAYAALRESAGLGVTDPFAASEAFLGKARGYDAVVAITRSGTTTEVLRVLEAVKGHVPTVTVLGDPDTPATPLSDETVSLPFADEKSVVQTRFATSALALLRAHLGEDLAEAVRDAESALKAPVEKEWVDAEQFSFLGTGWTYGLANEAALKMREASQSWTESYPAMEYRHGPIAIAAPGRVTWLFGEAPEGLEGDVTATGARFVCHARDPLADLVLVQRVALERARARGLDPDNPRSLTRSVMLDG
- a CDS encoding acyl-CoA synthetase, with the protein product MYPGVHASAHPDKPAVISARTGEALTYGQLEERSVRLANRLRSAGLRPGDHLALLSDNDARCLEVYWAAMRSGLYLTSVNSHLTAEEAAYIVGDCGARALIVSASLTDLANALVPVTPEIELRLSYGRARGGSKGSSRGSSSGSPSGSRRQPDHALRGDGEHPKGYEDYEAALAAASPTAPEHQPRGADMLYSSGTTGRPKGVQPALSGEDITRTPSIYTALFAPLYGFDTETVYLSPAPLYHAAPLRFCGVVTATGGTVVLMDTFDAERSLALIEGYGVTHSQWVPTMFVRMLKLPAQVAQRYALSSLRVAIHAAAPCPTEVKRRMLEWWGPVLYEYYSSTEGNGLTAITPQEWLRKPGSVGRSVLGDLRVCGEDGTELPPGATGTVYFAREERPFAYHNDPERTAEAQHPHHPGWTTTGDIGHVDEDGYLFLTDRKAFTIISGGVNIYPQEIENCLTLHPKVADVAVVGVPDAEMGEAVRAVVQPEPEAVPGAELERELLAYVRGRIARYKVPRAVEFTDQLPRTPTGKLAKGTLRERLSAGERPSARERLSAGEPPAARPSERRGP
- a CDS encoding class II fructose-bisphosphate aldolase, whose amino-acid sequence is MPLVSTASILADARAAGSGAAAFNVIHLETAEALVAAADRTSTPLILQISENCVRYHGSLLPVTRATLALAEAARTGVSVHLDHVTDAELVWQGVEAGVGSVMIDASTLPYEQNVSTTARLTSWCHDRDVFVEAELGEVGGKDGVHAPGVRTDPDEALEFVAATGVDALAVAVGSSHAMRERTAKLDLELIRRLREKLPVPLVLHGSSGVPDEELWQAITAGMTKINISTHLVSVFTQGLRKVLDADRALIDSRKYIAPARDAVTDEAARLLGVLGGKGAGEGEEAG